One window from the genome of Saccharomyces mikatae IFO 1815 strain IFO1815 genome assembly, chromosome: 4 encodes:
- the HEM1 gene encoding 5-aminolevulinate synthase (similar to Saccharomyces cerevisiae HEM1 (YDR232W); ancestral locus Anc_8.453): MQRSIFTRFGNSSATVSALNRLSTTAAPHAKNGYATTTGAGAAGATATASSTNAAAAAAAAANHSTQESSFDYEGLIDSELQKKRLDKSYRYFNNINRLAKEFPLAHRQREADKVTVWCSNDYLALSKHPEVLDAMHKTIDKYGCGAGGTRNIAGHNIPTMNLEAELATLHKKEGALVFSSCYVANDAVLSLLGQKMKDLVIFSDELNHASMIVGIKHANVKKHIFRHNDLNELEKLLQSYPKSVPKLIAFESVYSMAGSVADIEKICDLADKYGALTFLDEVHAVGLYGPHGAGVAEHCDFESHRASGIATPKTNDKGMEKTVMDRVDMITGTLGKSFGSVGGYVAASRKLIDWFRSFAPGFIFTTTLPPSVMAGAIAAIRYQRCHLDLRTSQQRHTMYVKKAFHDLGIPVIPNPSHIVPVLIGNADLAKQASDILINKHQIYVQAINFPTVARGTERLRITPTPGHTDDLSDILINAVDDVFNELQLPRVRDWENQGGLLGVGEAGFVEEPNLWTSSQLSLTNDDLNPNVRDPIIRQLEVSSGIKQ, from the coding sequence ATGCAACGTTCCATTTTCACGAGGTTCGGTAACTCCTCTGCCACTGTTTCCGCTCTTAATAGACTGTCTACGACAGCCGCACCACATGCGAAAAACGGTTATGCCACCACTACTGGCGCTGGTGCCGCTGGCGCCACTGCGACAGCTTCATCCACAAATGCAGCAGCGGCAGCAGCGGCAGCAGCTAACCACTCCACTCAGGAATCTAGTTTTGATTACGAAGGTCTAATAGATTCTGAACtgcagaaaaaaagactcGACAAATCATACAGGTACTTTAACAATATCAACCGTTTGGCCAAGGAGTTTCCGCTAGCTCATCGTCAGAGGGAGGCTGATAAGGTTACCGTTTGGTGTTCCAACGATTATTTGGCGCTTTCCAAGCACCCTGAAGTATTGGACGCCATGCATAAAACTATCGACAAGTATGGTTGCGGTGCAGGTGGTACAAGAAACATTGCCGGTCATAACATTCCCACTATGAATTTGGAAGCAGAATTGGCTACTTTACACAAGAAGGAAGGTGCCTTGGTTTTCTCATCATGTTACGTAGCCAACGACGCCGTCTTATCCCTTCTGGGCCAAAAGATGAAGGACTTGGTGATTTTTTCCGATGAACTTAACCATGCCTCCATGATTGTGGGTATCAAGCATGCCAACGTCAAAAAGCACATTTTTAGACATAACGACTTAAACGAATTGGAGAAACTACTACAGTCGTACCCCAAGTCTGTTCCTAAACTAATTGCATTCGAATCAGTATACTCTATGGCCGGTTCAGTGGCTGacatagaaaaaatttgcgATTTGGCTGATAAATATGGTGCTTTAACCTTTTTGGATGAAGTGCACGCCGTTGGTCTATACGGTCCTCACGGTGCAGGTGTCGCGGAACATTGCGATTTTGAAAGTCATCGTGCCAGCGGTATTGCTACACCCAAGACCAATGACAAGGGCATGGAAAAAACCGTGATGGATCGTGTAGACATGATCACCGGTACATTGGGTAAGTCATTCGGTAGTGTAGGCGGCTACGTGGCAGCTTCCAGAAAATTGATCGATTGGTTCAGGTCATTTGCGCCCggttttatttttaccaCCACTTTGCCACCTTCTGTCATGGCAGGCGCTATAGCGGCCATTAGATACCAACGTTGCCATTTAGATCTAAGAACTTCCCAACAGAGACACACCATGTATGTGAAAAAGGCCTTCCACGATTTGGGCATTCCCGTTATTCCAAATCCTTCTCATATTGTTCCTGTTTTGATTGGAAATGCTGATTTAGCCAAGCAAGCTTCCGATATTTTAATCAACAAACATCAGATATACGTGCAAGCCATCAACTTCCCCACCGTTGCTCGTGGTACGGAAAGATTGAGAATTACCCCAACGCCAGGCCACACTGATGACTTATCCGATATCCTGATTAATGCAGTTGATGATGTGTTTAACGAATTACAACTACCACGTGTCAGAGACTGGGAGAACCAAGGCGGTCTGTTGGGTGTCGGCGAAGCTGGATTTGTAGAAGAGCCTAATTTGTGGACATCGAGTCAATTATCGTTGACTAATGACGACTTGAACCCTAATGTTAGGGACCCAATTATCAGACAACTAGAGGTTTCTAGTGGTATCAAGCAGTGA